In the genome of Eggerthella sp. YY7918, one region contains:
- a CDS encoding LysR family transcriptional regulator codes for MNLSQLYYFRKLAELEHYGKASEALFITQPSLSNSISNLEKELGVRLFERVGRNVRLTSYGSEFNEHICVALSEIEKAVNLMAQYGSGLSGQIRLGTVISIQRNFLPRMLNAFRAEVGSNIMFDIHQDTTYGCLDGLNEGKFDVVFCGQPPNKKDLATVPVTTQNLVLGVDKSHELAQRSSVSFSELKGYSLVSYRQESYVYSVLESLFERFGLTVKQAFNDEISAASLVVAEKNIVAVMLETLDDLALNDFVSIPIDEQRDPFYTVYLVYKANAFHSYATERLIEFVKEFTELSE; via the coding sequence ATGAATCTTTCTCAGTTGTATTATTTCCGGAAACTTGCAGAGCTCGAACATTACGGCAAAGCTTCGGAAGCGCTTTTTATCACGCAACCCTCCCTCTCGAATTCTATTAGCAACTTGGAAAAAGAGCTGGGCGTACGTCTCTTTGAGCGCGTGGGCCGCAACGTGCGGCTGACCTCGTATGGCAGCGAATTCAATGAGCATATCTGCGTTGCGTTGAGCGAGATCGAAAAAGCGGTCAACTTGATGGCGCAGTACGGAAGCGGGTTGAGCGGACAAATTCGCTTGGGTACGGTTATCTCTATCCAACGTAACTTTTTGCCGCGCATGCTGAACGCGTTTCGCGCGGAAGTGGGCAGCAATATCATGTTCGACATCCATCAGGATACGACCTATGGGTGTTTGGACGGTTTGAATGAAGGCAAGTTTGACGTGGTGTTTTGCGGGCAGCCACCCAACAAAAAAGATTTGGCTACCGTTCCGGTCACCACGCAAAATCTGGTGTTGGGCGTCGATAAATCCCATGAGCTTGCGCAACGCTCAAGCGTGTCGTTTAGCGAATTGAAGGGCTATTCTTTGGTGTCATATCGCCAGGAATCCTATGTATACTCGGTGCTCGAAAGTCTTTTCGAGCGGTTTGGTCTCACAGTGAAACAGGCATTTAACGATGAGATTAGCGCGGCCTCTTTGGTGGTGGCTGAGAAGAATATTGTGGCCGTTATGCTTGAAACGTTGGACGATTTGGCGCTGAACGACTTTGTGAGCATTCCCATCGATGAGCAGCGGGATCCATTTTATACCGTGTACTTGGTTTATAAGGCAAACGCTTTCCATAGCTATGCAACCGAGCGTTTGATCGAATTTGTTAAAGAATTTACCGAACTTTCCGAATAG
- a CDS encoding SDR family NAD(P)-dependent oxidoreductase, with the protein MGQHWFSKDPKEQLAGKTAIIMGGGSGIGKATAQQFAAAGANVMVTGVPEQICLDTAEELRAAGGNAIGMVCDGTKADQVQAMIDKTLEEFGGIDILVSTAGISLPRMNSIDVTEADWDKIFAVNLKANFFLATAVARVMKDNPDGGKMVIISSQRGISAMENIAPYSITKAAVMGMVRSLAVDFAKFGIQVNGIAPGYVMTPMVEKVFADNPAQQEYVYSRTPSKVKMGSLEEMAEAIYFLCSPVTTYTTGQTLILDGGWSIQ; encoded by the coding sequence ATGGGACAGCATTGGTTTTCTAAGGACCCCAAAGAGCAGCTGGCTGGCAAGACCGCAATTATTATGGGGGGCGGTTCGGGTATCGGCAAAGCGACGGCTCAACAGTTTGCTGCCGCAGGCGCTAACGTGATGGTCACCGGCGTGCCTGAGCAAATTTGCTTGGATACCGCCGAGGAGCTGCGTGCTGCTGGTGGAAATGCTATCGGCATGGTATGCGACGGCACCAAGGCCGATCAGGTCCAGGCTATGATCGATAAGACCCTCGAAGAATTTGGCGGAATCGACATTCTCGTTTCCACGGCGGGCATTTCTCTGCCTCGTATGAATTCGATCGATGTGACCGAGGCCGATTGGGACAAGATCTTCGCCGTCAATCTGAAGGCAAACTTCTTCCTGGCCACCGCCGTTGCCCGCGTCATGAAGGACAATCCCGACGGCGGCAAGATGGTCATCATTTCTTCGCAGCGCGGCATTTCTGCCATGGAGAACATCGCGCCGTACAGCATCACCAAGGCTGCTGTTATGGGCATGGTTCGCTCGCTGGCCGTCGACTTCGCGAAGTTCGGCATTCAGGTCAACGGCATTGCTCCGGGCTACGTCATGACGCCGATGGTGGAGAAAGTCTTCGCCGACAACCCGGCTCAGCAGGAGTACGTGTACAGCCGCACGCCTTCCAAGGTGAAGATGGGCTCGCTGGAGGAGATGGCCGAGGCAATCTACTTCCTCTGCTCGCCGGTTACCACCTACACCACTGGTCAGACGCTCATTCTCGACGGTGGCTGGTCGATTCAGTAA
- a CDS encoding zinc-binding dehydrogenase, which produces MEGKMNALYMTKPEAGAWEYVEDAPIPQIKDDEVLMEIKAAGICGTDHSLYHWNEAIANSYNIQWPAIFGHEFSGVIAEVGKNAPDNLKVGMRVTANPILFDNACGYCDRGQVNICDNRPFYGTDLPGAFAKYMAIRASNVIPMPDEVDFVQGALLEPLCVALNAVDRVDPQLGETAVVMGPGAIGLLMVAVLKQARGINKVIVTGLANDAKRFKVAEQLGAITVNGSECDVVEKVKELTGGKGPEMIFDAAGHWTVVEQAVEMVAKNGRIGVTGLPAKPSSIPMTTIAMRQISIIGNRAYERKNWRQALNLLANGLDISLISNFVLPLSDWEKGMGLVDSGDGLRVILEP; this is translated from the coding sequence ATGGAAGGAAAGATGAACGCGCTCTACATGACCAAGCCCGAAGCAGGCGCTTGGGAGTACGTTGAAGATGCCCCTATCCCTCAGATTAAGGACGACGAAGTCCTGATGGAGATCAAGGCGGCTGGCATTTGCGGAACCGACCATTCGCTGTACCACTGGAATGAAGCTATTGCTAACTCATACAACATTCAGTGGCCTGCCATCTTCGGACATGAGTTCTCGGGCGTTATCGCCGAAGTGGGCAAAAATGCTCCCGACAACCTTAAGGTGGGCATGCGCGTAACCGCTAACCCCATTCTGTTTGACAACGCCTGCGGCTATTGCGATCGCGGCCAAGTGAACATCTGCGACAATCGTCCGTTCTATGGTACCGACCTGCCGGGCGCCTTTGCCAAGTACATGGCCATTCGCGCAAGCAATGTGATCCCTATGCCCGACGAGGTCGACTTTGTACAGGGCGCTTTGCTGGAGCCTCTGTGCGTTGCGCTCAACGCGGTCGACCGTGTGGATCCGCAGCTGGGCGAAACCGCCGTCGTTATGGGCCCTGGCGCAATCGGTCTTTTGATGGTGGCTGTGCTGAAGCAGGCCCGCGGCATCAACAAGGTTATCGTCACCGGTCTGGCTAACGATGCCAAGCGCTTCAAGGTGGCTGAGCAGCTGGGCGCCATCACGGTTAACGGCTCCGAGTGTGACGTCGTCGAGAAGGTCAAAGAACTCACTGGCGGCAAGGGCCCCGAGATGATCTTTGACGCCGCCGGTCACTGGACCGTCGTCGAGCAGGCGGTTGAGATGGTGGCCAAGAACGGCCGCATCGGTGTAACGGGTCTGCCCGCGAAGCCGTCCAGCATTCCGATGACCACTATCGCCATGCGTCAGATTTCCATCATCGGCAACCGTGCCTATGAGCGCAAGAACTGGCGTCAGGCTTTGAACTTGCTGGCAAACGGCCTGGACATCAGCCTCATCTCCAACTTTGTGCTGCCGCTGTCCGACTGGGAGAAGGGCATGGGCCTCGTGGATTCCGGCGACGGCTTGCGCGTCATTCTTGAGCCGTAA
- a CDS encoding CaiB/BaiF CoA-transferase family protein, with protein MSGLEGTIVVDLTQYAAGPAASRLLGELGATVIKVEPFTGDEQRTQGMAWGMNYKSEFDDVAYDCGSFNKEWTAIDCKNPEGNEVMMNLLSKADIFVTSLRDGALKRLGLDYETLHEKFPKLVWAQNRGYGEHGPMKDAKGFDATSFAARSGFVSAIPQANEHYEPGNSPIAFGDWNTGCALTAGILGAYAGALRTGVGDKVTTSLYHVGTWGMTCALIAEQQGCKHPKDRMEAKCPTNNSYVSEDGVWFLMCFGNYNKYCQLVFDTIEMDPKYYTDPEYNTLEALAENGKYTEVDAAIHQACKKFPFEELEKRFRANDIPFEKIQTVADVLADEEAFANDQLRRIKYEKQGPTSEFTENDDYIVTTPPFRLDSIGDPVLHRSRPVGYDTRKILKEIGGYSDADVDKLAADGAVLEYTGDPLPESVLEPSYGPNSKKKN; from the coding sequence ATGAGCGGATTGGAAGGTACCATTGTCGTTGACCTGACGCAGTACGCTGCAGGTCCGGCGGCGAGCCGTCTTTTGGGAGAGCTGGGCGCGACGGTTATCAAAGTCGAGCCATTTACGGGCGACGAGCAGCGCACGCAGGGTATGGCGTGGGGCATGAATTACAAAAGCGAGTTCGACGACGTGGCGTATGACTGCGGCTCGTTCAACAAGGAATGGACCGCCATCGACTGCAAGAACCCCGAAGGCAACGAGGTCATGATGAACCTCCTGTCCAAAGCGGACATCTTCGTCACCTCGCTGCGCGACGGCGCCCTTAAGCGCCTGGGGCTGGACTACGAGACCCTGCACGAGAAGTTCCCCAAGCTGGTCTGGGCCCAGAACCGCGGCTACGGCGAGCACGGCCCCATGAAGGATGCGAAGGGCTTCGACGCCACGTCGTTCGCCGCCCGTTCTGGCTTCGTGAGCGCCATCCCGCAGGCCAACGAGCACTATGAGCCGGGCAACTCGCCCATCGCGTTCGGCGATTGGAACACCGGCTGCGCGCTGACGGCGGGCATCCTGGGCGCCTATGCCGGCGCGCTGAGGACGGGCGTGGGCGACAAGGTCACCACGAGCCTCTATCACGTGGGCACGTGGGGCATGACCTGCGCACTCATCGCCGAGCAGCAGGGTTGCAAGCATCCCAAGGACCGCATGGAGGCCAAGTGCCCCACCAACAACTCCTACGTGTCCGAGGACGGCGTGTGGTTCCTCATGTGCTTCGGCAACTACAACAAGTACTGCCAGCTGGTGTTCGACACGATCGAGATGGATCCGAAGTACTACACCGATCCGGAGTACAACACGCTCGAGGCCTTGGCTGAAAACGGCAAGTACACCGAAGTCGACGCCGCCATCCATCAGGCGTGCAAGAAATTCCCCTTCGAGGAGCTCGAGAAGCGCTTCCGCGCCAACGACATCCCCTTCGAGAAGATCCAGACCGTCGCCGACGTGCTGGCTGACGAAGAGGCGTTCGCGAACGACCAGCTGCGCCGCATCAAGTACGAGAAGCAGGGCCCCACGAGCGAGTTCACCGAGAACGACGACTACATCGTCACCACGCCGCCCTTCCGCCTGGACTCCATCGGCGATCCCGTGCTCCATCGCTCGCGGCCGGTCGGCTACGACACCCGCAAGATCTTGAAGGAGATCGGCGGCTATAGCGACGCCGATGTCGACAAGCTGGCGGCGGACGGCGCCGTGCTCGAGTACACGGGCGATCCTCTGCCCGAGTCGGTGCTGGAGCCGAGCTACGGCCCGAACTCTAAGAAGAAGAACTAG